In Synechococcus sp. Nb3U1, one DNA window encodes the following:
- a CDS encoding diguanylate cyclase domain-containing protein, translating to MGETSNTWPGEDPGVYDSLARNDLWNPQVLYRGRPMQERGRAMLRTLFESVSDGLFILERSPEGESQGTSQPRYRFLVCNPAFQRMFFLLSRPIDGEDLLSCLSASTASQIQLHTQHCVKHRRRVSFEMSLVDPASVTPDQEQTHVLIVTLSPVLEGEKPIRQIVGSCQDITERKQVEWTLQRSQERLLEQNRALMALTRHKALNQGDLQAALREICTTAAHTLRVERVGVWLYTPERLSIRCVNQFEISQDNPEGSHTQGEEIWARDYPRYFQALEQERTIAADQVATDPRTIEFRNSYLTGIGVVSMLDAPIHLEGQMVGILCHGHVGFPRHWTLEEQNFAGSLADLVSLALEISERRQTEEALRRAEERYRNFFENAVEGIFFTDAAGRYLSANPMLAQICGYDSPEELMQEVNNVGTQLYVDPSQREEFVRLLHEQGSVRGFEYQVRRRDGSIIWVRENARLVKDCEGNVLGYEGISEDITAQKQNLAHIEFRAHHDTLTGLVNREYFGDQLQQALKQYRNEMLALLFVDLDCFKDINDTFGHEVGDALLRGVAQRLTECVRSGDIVARWGGDEFTLLLPQIGNPVVAMRLAQRILDAFQSPFSCQSHTIAVTCSIGMALYPQDGVEARTLLHHADLALYQVKENGRNGFQLYSSNNGIPAAVRNTIL from the coding sequence ATGGGTGAGACTTCGAATACTTGGCCCGGTGAGGATCCCGGTGTCTACGACTCGCTAGCACGAAACGATCTGTGGAACCCGCAGGTGCTGTATCGGGGCCGTCCGATGCAGGAGCGGGGCCGGGCCATGCTGCGTACCCTGTTTGAAAGTGTTAGCGATGGGCTGTTTATTCTAGAGCGTTCCCCAGAAGGAGAAAGTCAGGGGACATCCCAGCCGCGCTACCGATTTCTGGTCTGCAACCCTGCCTTTCAGAGGATGTTTTTTCTCCTTTCCAGGCCGATCGACGGGGAGGATCTACTATCTTGTCTAAGCGCTTCCACAGCCTCCCAAATTCAATTGCATACTCAACACTGTGTCAAACATCGCAGGCGGGTCAGCTTTGAAATGAGCTTAGTGGATCCCGCCAGTGTCACCCCAGACCAAGAGCAAACCCATGTTTTAATTGTTACCCTCTCACCCGTACTGGAGGGAGAAAAGCCGATTCGCCAAATTGTCGGCTCCTGCCAGGACATCACAGAGCGTAAACAGGTGGAGTGGACATTGCAACGCAGTCAAGAGCGGTTATTAGAGCAAAATCGAGCTCTGATGGCTTTGACCCGACACAAGGCCCTCAACCAAGGGGATCTCCAGGCGGCCCTGCGGGAGATCTGCACCACCGCCGCCCATACATTGCGGGTAGAACGAGTGGGGGTTTGGCTCTACACACCGGAACGCTTGAGCATTCGCTGTGTCAATCAATTTGAGATCAGCCAGGACAACCCCGAGGGATCCCATACTCAAGGGGAAGAGATCTGGGCCAGAGACTATCCCCGCTATTTTCAGGCCCTAGAGCAAGAGCGCACTATCGCCGCTGACCAAGTGGCTACCGACCCGCGTACCATCGAGTTTCGCAACTCCTACCTGACGGGAATAGGGGTGGTGTCGATGTTGGATGCCCCCATTCACCTAGAAGGACAGATGGTGGGTATTCTCTGTCATGGCCATGTCGGCTTTCCCCGCCATTGGACCCTAGAAGAACAAAACTTCGCCGGATCCCTGGCGGATTTGGTATCCCTGGCTCTAGAGATCTCAGAGCGGCGGCAAACGGAAGAAGCCCTGCGTCGCGCCGAAGAACGCTATCGCAACTTTTTTGAGAACGCAGTTGAAGGGATCTTCTTCACCGATGCGGCAGGCCGTTATCTTTCTGCCAACCCGATGCTGGCCCAAATCTGTGGCTACGACTCCCCGGAAGAATTGATGCAGGAAGTCAACAACGTCGGCACTCAGCTTTATGTGGATCCCAGTCAACGAGAAGAATTTGTGCGTCTGTTGCATGAACAGGGATCCGTGCGCGGCTTTGAATATCAAGTTCGGCGGCGGGATGGATCGATCATTTGGGTACGGGAAAATGCCCGTTTGGTGAAAGATTGCGAAGGGAATGTTCTGGGCTATGAAGGTATCTCCGAAGACATCACCGCCCAGAAGCAAAACCTGGCCCACATCGAGTTTCGCGCTCATCATGATACTCTTACGGGTTTGGTTAATCGAGAATACTTCGGCGATCAACTACAGCAAGCCCTGAAGCAATACCGCAATGAAATGCTGGCTCTCCTTTTTGTGGATTTGGACTGCTTCAAAGACATCAACGATACCTTTGGTCATGAAGTGGGAGATGCCCTGTTGCGGGGGGTCGCACAGCGCCTGACGGAGTGCGTTCGCTCGGGGGATATCGTTGCCCGCTGGGGTGGGGATGAGTTCACTCTGTTGCTGCCCCAAATTGGCAACCCTGTGGTAGCCATGCGTTTGGCTCAGCGTATTCTCGATGCCTTTCAGAGCCCGTTCTCCTGCCAAAGCCATACCATTGCTGTTACCTGCAGTATTGGCATGGCCCTCTATCCACAGGATGGGGTGGAGGCGCGTACTCTGCTACACCATGCCGATTTGGCCCTCTACCAGGTGAAGGAAAATGGCCGCAATGGCTTCCAACTCTATAGCTCGAACAACGGGATCCCGGCAGCAGTTCGCAACACAATCCTGTAA
- a CDS encoding ABC transporter ATP-binding protein, whose amino-acid sequence MHPGRSYRRLIPFIQPHLWMLLLGLTCTLGFVLTMPALAYLIEWVARSIGAGDLGQLRLLALIGVVFFLVRGAFQYGQDALMARASLQMVLELRQGVYAHLQALDLDYFSGSRTGDLVYRLTADLDRVGEVVQRFFHRFIPSVLTIVAVVGYLFYLNGILTLTTLLMAPLMGILISWFGDRLLFRSRLNQESMSDLATLLTEVFAGIGLIRAFAAEEYEIRRFSTIAESNRLARFQTEQVKAIQDPVVGFLYAMSVLGVFWIGGWQISQGNLTGSQFLGFIAGVAMLIDPIVHITNNYSELKQGEASVERIFELLDIRSQVCDLPESKPLPPIQGWVEFDQVSFRYKPDQPVLKQLSFKVSPGEIVALVGSSGAGKSTLVGLIPRFYDPQQGCIRIDGIDIRTVTLQSLRRQIGIVPQEITLFSGTIASNIAYGQEHFDLEAVRQAAQVANIHTFIESLPDGYATLVGERGVTLSGGQRQRLAIARAVLLNPKILILDEATSALDNESEALVQEALQRLMQRCTVFVIAHRLSTVRTAHRIFVLEQGQLLEQGNHGELLGKGGRYAQFHLRQFQ is encoded by the coding sequence GTGCATCCGGGTCGTAGTTATCGTCGCCTCATTCCCTTTATCCAGCCCCACCTGTGGATGCTGCTGTTGGGGTTGACCTGCACCCTTGGCTTTGTGCTAACCATGCCTGCCCTTGCCTACTTAATTGAGTGGGTAGCGCGGTCAATTGGGGCGGGAGATCTGGGGCAACTGCGCCTACTGGCTTTGATTGGGGTGGTGTTTTTCTTGGTGCGTGGCGCGTTTCAGTATGGCCAAGATGCCCTGATGGCGCGGGCTTCTCTACAAATGGTTTTGGAACTACGGCAAGGGGTTTATGCCCACCTACAGGCTTTGGATTTGGACTACTTTTCTGGTAGTCGCACCGGCGACCTGGTCTATCGCCTCACCGCGGATCTGGATCGGGTAGGGGAAGTGGTACAGCGGTTTTTTCATCGCTTTATCCCCAGTGTGCTCACCATTGTGGCGGTGGTGGGGTATCTGTTTTATCTCAACGGCATCCTCACCCTGACGACGCTGTTGATGGCACCCCTGATGGGAATTTTAATCAGTTGGTTTGGGGATCGCCTCTTGTTCCGCTCCCGCCTCAACCAAGAGAGTATGTCGGATTTAGCTACCCTCTTAACGGAGGTATTTGCCGGAATTGGCCTGATTCGCGCCTTTGCTGCGGAGGAATACGAGATTCGTCGCTTCAGTACCATTGCCGAAAGCAACCGTCTAGCCCGGTTTCAAACTGAGCAGGTAAAGGCAATTCAAGACCCGGTGGTGGGATTCCTCTACGCCATGAGTGTGTTGGGAGTGTTTTGGATTGGCGGTTGGCAAATTAGCCAGGGCAACCTGACCGGCAGTCAATTTCTCGGTTTTATTGCCGGGGTCGCCATGTTGATCGACCCGATTGTGCATATCACCAACAACTACAGTGAGCTGAAGCAGGGAGAAGCTTCGGTGGAGCGGATTTTCGAGCTACTGGATATTCGCTCCCAAGTGTGCGATCTACCCGAATCCAAACCTTTGCCCCCAATTCAGGGGTGGGTGGAGTTCGATCAGGTTTCTTTTCGCTACAAACCCGATCAGCCGGTGCTGAAACAGCTCAGCTTTAAGGTCTCTCCCGGTGAGATTGTGGCTTTAGTGGGATCCTCCGGGGCTGGGAAATCCACCTTAGTCGGCCTTATTCCCCGTTTTTACGATCCGCAGCAGGGTTGTATCCGCATCGACGGCATCGACATCCGCACCGTTACGCTACAAAGTCTGCGCCGCCAGATCGGCATTGTCCCCCAGGAGATCACCCTGTTCTCCGGAACCATTGCCAGCAACATCGCCTACGGACAAGAACACTTCGACCTAGAGGCCGTGCGTCAGGCAGCCCAAGTGGCCAATATCCACACCTTTATCGAGAGCCTGCCGGATGGCTATGCCACCCTGGTCGGAGAACGGGGGGTAACCCTCTCGGGAGGGCAGCGGCAACGGCTGGCGATTGCACGGGCAGTCTTGCTCAACCCAAAAATCTTGATTCTGGATGAAGCTACCTCAGCCTTGGACAACGAGTCGGAAGCTCTGGTGCAGGAGGCTTTGCAACGGCTGATGCAACGCTGCACAGTGTTTGTTATTGCCCACCGCCTCTCGACGGTGCGTACCGCCCATCGCATTTTTGTTTTGGAACAGGGGCAGCTTTTGGAGCAGGGCAACCATGGGGAGTTACTAGGTAAAGGAGGCCGTTATGCTCAGTTTCATCTGCGCCAGTTTCAGTAA
- a CDS encoding PfkB family carbohydrate kinase — MTDPVRPLAGPPLILGEVLFDQFPNQAVLGGAPFNVAWNLKGLGSEPIFLSRVGQDAAGEQVLAAMHRQGLSSVALQWDPTHPTGAVHVELDAQGIPAYKILANQAYDHIRLDAGQLCALKPSLLYRGSLAARTEAAHPQIQAFIQTLNCPVFLDLNLRDPWWNSDRIREMIRSCDWLKLNQEELAQVARLEGIPAEDPFAQAKTLRESLNLKSVFLTLGAAGAMLITSTHLQRADPVPVPQMVDTVGAGDAFSAVVILGLLQGWPEVSLLERAVRFAAALCGIPGGTPQDPEFYAPFRKEWGY; from the coding sequence ATGACAGATCCCGTTAGACCTCTCGCTGGCCCACCCCTGATTCTGGGGGAAGTTCTTTTTGATCAGTTTCCCAACCAAGCGGTACTGGGGGGCGCACCCTTTAATGTGGCTTGGAATCTCAAAGGCTTGGGATCTGAGCCGATTTTCCTCAGTCGTGTCGGTCAAGATGCTGCCGGAGAGCAGGTGTTGGCGGCCATGCACCGTCAGGGGTTAAGCAGCGTAGCCCTGCAATGGGATCCAACCCATCCCACCGGCGCGGTTCACGTGGAGCTGGATGCGCAAGGGATCCCTGCTTACAAGATCCTGGCCAACCAAGCCTATGACCACATTCGCCTGGATGCGGGACAACTGTGTGCCCTAAAACCCAGCTTGCTTTACCGAGGCAGCTTGGCAGCCCGTACGGAAGCTGCCCACCCACAGATTCAAGCCTTCATTCAAACGCTGAATTGCCCAGTCTTTCTTGATCTGAATTTGCGGGATCCCTGGTGGAACTCAGATCGAATTCGGGAAATGATCCGCAGCTGTGATTGGCTGAAACTCAACCAAGAGGAATTGGCTCAAGTGGCTCGGCTAGAAGGGATCCCTGCCGAAGATCCGTTCGCCCAGGCTAAGACCTTGCGGGAGAGCCTGAACTTAAAAAGTGTATTCCTCACCCTGGGAGCAGCAGGAGCGATGCTGATCACCTCCACCCATCTCCAGCGGGCTGATCCAGTACCCGTGCCTCAAATGGTGGATACCGTCGGGGCGGGAGATGCCTTCAGCGCAGTGGTGATTCTGGGGTTACTGCAAGGGTGGCCCGAGGTTTCCCTGTTGGAACGGGCGGTGAGGTTTGCCGCAGCTCTGTGCGGGATCCCGGGGGGTACGCCGCAGGATCCTGAGTTTTATGCCCCCTTTCGGAAAGAGTGGGGTTACTAG
- a CDS encoding M48 family metallopeptidase encodes MLPIQREPHILLGLRADQFRHPVDLKATRSLQQVPGLGLLIQNLLGSTAEQVFYLDNIASSIQINEHQLPEIYQLLVQACRILDLEVPQLYVRQNPVPNAYTFAMQGKKPFIVLHSSLLDLLEPLEIQAVLAHELGHLKCNHGVYLTMANILMLSTSLIPFGGLFYQALQDQLMHWVRCAEFTCDRAAVLVAQEAKTVVSVLMKLCGGSPQLGAKLNVDAFLEQARTYDELDDDLWQAELKQMQNVGRTHPLPVLRAREIDRWFRSNTYQQILELHG; translated from the coding sequence ATGCTGCCAATTCAACGAGAACCTCATATCTTGCTGGGCCTCCGGGCAGATCAATTTCGTCATCCCGTCGATCTGAAAGCGACCCGTTCCCTGCAACAGGTGCCGGGACTGGGCTTGCTGATCCAAAATCTGCTGGGTTCGACCGCTGAACAGGTGTTTTATCTGGATAACATCGCCTCCAGCATTCAAATTAACGAACATCAGTTGCCGGAAATTTACCAACTCCTGGTACAAGCCTGTCGCATTTTGGATTTGGAAGTTCCTCAGCTGTACGTGCGGCAAAACCCTGTGCCCAATGCTTACACCTTTGCCATGCAGGGGAAGAAGCCTTTTATCGTTTTACACAGCTCGCTGTTAGATTTGCTCGAGCCGCTTGAGATCCAGGCCGTTCTAGCCCATGAGTTAGGCCACCTGAAATGTAACCACGGTGTTTATTTGACGATGGCCAATATTCTGATGCTTTCCACCAGTTTGATCCCCTTTGGAGGATTATTTTACCAGGCGTTGCAAGACCAGCTAATGCACTGGGTGCGCTGTGCTGAATTTACCTGTGACCGGGCGGCTGTGTTGGTGGCCCAAGAAGCCAAGACGGTGGTTTCGGTGTTGATGAAACTATGTGGGGGATCCCCACAATTGGGGGCAAAACTGAATGTTGATGCATTTTTAGAGCAGGCACGAACCTATGATGAGCTAGATGATGATCTCTGGCAGGCGGAACTGAAGCAGATGCAAAATGTTGGGCGTACTCATCCGCTGCCGGTGCTACGGGCACGAGAGATCGATCGTTGGTTTCGCAGTAATACCTATCAGCAAATCTTGGAGTTGCACGGCTGA
- the treY gene encoding malto-oligosyltrehalose synthase, producing the protein MRIPTSTYRIQFHAGFDFEAARQIVPYLKALGISDLYASPIFQARKGSTHGYDVVDPGQINLELGGSEKFEELWETLSQQQMGWVQDIVPNHMAYDGQNPMLMDVLESGTNSDFIDYFDVNWNHSYLGIQGRILAPFLGDFYDKCLESGQIQLRYDADGLSINYYALRFPLNIDTYADVFTYNLGKLRRKLGRSHPDYIKLLGILFSLRFIPSKEDLLERTDQINFAKHSLWELYNSSQPVQNFFDENIEIFNGKPGDPSSFDLLDNLLARQNFRISFWKVGAEEINYRRFFTINELISLRIEDREVFRKTHQMILKLVEQGRFTGLRIDHIDGLFDPEEYLQRLRERCPETYIVVEKILESEESLPKQWPIQGTTGYDFLIKLNGLFCQTNNAEAFDSLYSQFTRLQQPPEQVIEEKKRLIIERNLSGDMDNLAFLLKQITSHHRYANDFTLYSLRRALVEVLVCFPVYRVYIRDGILAPEGQQIIRQAIDQAKENLPILVNELNFIQRFLCLEFLDNLSEQEKNEQIYFAMRLQQLAGPLMAKGVEDTAFYVYNRLLSLNEVGGDPCRFGLSVQEFHRFNQERADHWPLAMNASATHDTKRGEDTRARLNVLSEIPAEWEKNIKLWHELNANYKVRNKKAKRSELPDRNDEYFLYQTLLGSYPFQPEELPQFVQRVKDYLIKAVREAKVHTAWLRPDTDYEEATTTFIDQILQSPNPFLESFLTFQRKIAHFGIFNSLSQTLVKLTSPGIPDIYQGTELWDLSMVDPDNRRPVDFSRRLAYLEEIQRRAKQEPQRLIEDLLLHRSDGRIKLFLLHHILKIRQENPQLFHEGAYTPLQVSGSRREHVVAFARHQGKQVLITVVPRLLTQLIDETQDPFGEDIWKDTCIHLPRWKKVEWINGFSEEGIPAGETLSIGGILKSFPVAILCGQSR; encoded by the coding sequence ATGCGGATCCCTACTTCCACCTATCGCATCCAGTTCCATGCTGGGTTTGACTTCGAGGCAGCACGGCAAATTGTCCCCTACCTGAAAGCTTTGGGCATTTCTGACCTCTATGCCTCTCCCATTTTTCAGGCGCGTAAGGGTAGTACCCATGGTTACGATGTGGTGGATCCTGGCCAGATCAATCTAGAGTTGGGCGGCAGTGAAAAATTTGAGGAACTATGGGAGACCCTGAGCCAGCAGCAGATGGGCTGGGTGCAAGATATTGTACCTAACCACATGGCTTATGACGGCCAAAACCCTATGTTGATGGATGTCTTAGAAAGTGGTACCAACTCGGATTTTATCGACTATTTCGATGTAAATTGGAACCATTCCTATTTGGGGATCCAAGGCAGAATATTGGCACCTTTTTTGGGAGATTTTTACGATAAATGTCTGGAATCCGGACAAATTCAGCTTCGTTACGATGCCGACGGTTTGAGTATCAATTACTATGCGTTACGCTTCCCCCTGAATATCGATACCTACGCAGATGTATTTACTTATAATTTGGGCAAACTACGAAGAAAGCTAGGACGAAGTCATCCCGATTACATCAAACTGCTCGGTATTCTCTTTAGCCTTCGCTTCATTCCCTCTAAGGAAGATTTGTTAGAACGTACCGATCAAATAAACTTTGCAAAACATTCCCTCTGGGAACTCTATAATTCCAGTCAGCCTGTACAAAATTTCTTTGATGAGAACATCGAAATTTTCAATGGTAAGCCAGGGGATCCCTCGAGCTTTGATCTATTAGATAACCTCTTAGCTCGACAAAACTTTCGCATTTCTTTTTGGAAAGTAGGGGCCGAAGAAATCAACTACCGTCGCTTTTTTACCATTAACGAACTGATTTCTCTGCGTATAGAAGATCGAGAGGTATTTCGCAAAACTCACCAGATGATCCTTAAGCTCGTCGAACAGGGGCGCTTTACCGGCCTACGCATCGATCACATCGACGGTCTATTTGATCCAGAAGAATATCTCCAGCGACTACGGGAGCGTTGCCCGGAAACTTATATTGTGGTGGAGAAAATTTTGGAGTCGGAAGAATCTCTACCCAAGCAATGGCCCATTCAAGGTACCACCGGCTACGACTTTTTAATTAAACTGAATGGCCTCTTTTGTCAGACTAACAATGCCGAGGCTTTCGACTCACTGTATAGCCAATTCACCCGCTTACAGCAGCCGCCAGAACAGGTAATTGAAGAGAAAAAACGCCTAATCATCGAGCGTAATCTTTCGGGCGATATGGACAACCTTGCTTTCTTGCTTAAGCAAATCACTAGTCATCACCGCTATGCCAATGACTTTACCCTTTACAGCTTGCGGCGAGCCTTGGTGGAAGTTTTGGTATGTTTTCCAGTCTATCGAGTCTATATCCGTGATGGGATCCTTGCTCCAGAAGGTCAACAAATCATTCGACAAGCAATAGATCAAGCCAAAGAGAATTTGCCCATCTTAGTGAATGAACTGAACTTTATTCAGCGCTTTCTCTGCCTAGAGTTTCTGGACAATTTATCAGAACAAGAAAAAAACGAACAGATTTACTTTGCCATGCGCCTTCAACAGTTAGCTGGTCCTCTCATGGCTAAGGGGGTAGAGGATACCGCCTTTTATGTGTATAACCGCTTGTTGTCTCTCAACGAAGTAGGCGGGGATCCCTGTCGATTTGGTCTTTCGGTACAGGAGTTCCATCGCTTTAACCAAGAACGAGCAGACCATTGGCCCCTAGCAATGAATGCCTCTGCTACCCATGACACTAAGCGTGGCGAAGATACTCGAGCTCGTCTTAACGTCCTTTCCGAAATTCCAGCGGAATGGGAGAAGAATATTAAACTCTGGCATGAACTCAATGCCAACTACAAAGTTCGCAATAAGAAGGCCAAGCGTTCAGAACTGCCGGATCGCAACGATGAATACTTCCTGTATCAAACCCTGCTGGGTTCCTATCCCTTTCAGCCGGAAGAATTGCCTCAATTTGTGCAGCGTGTCAAAGATTATCTGATTAAGGCAGTCCGAGAAGCCAAGGTGCATACCGCTTGGCTCCGACCCGATACTGACTATGAAGAAGCCACCACCACCTTCATCGATCAAATTTTGCAATCCCCTAATCCTTTTTTAGAATCTTTTTTGACCTTCCAACGCAAAATCGCTCACTTTGGCATCTTTAATTCCCTTTCTCAAACCCTTGTTAAACTTACTAGTCCAGGGATCCCAGATATTTATCAGGGCACAGAACTCTGGGATTTAAGCATGGTGGATCCCGATAATCGCCGACCTGTTGATTTTTCTCGCCGCCTAGCCTACCTTGAAGAAATTCAGCGACGCGCTAAGCAAGAACCTCAACGATTAATAGAAGACTTACTGTTGCATCGAAGCGATGGACGCATTAAATTATTTTTGCTTCATCATATTCTGAAAATACGTCAGGAGAATCCGCAACTATTTCATGAAGGTGCTTATACCCCATTACAGGTAAGTGGATCCCGACGGGAGCATGTGGTAGCGTTCGCCCGCCATCAGGGCAAGCAGGTATTAATTACAGTGGTGCCACGTTTGTTAACACAATTGATTGACGAAACACAGGATCCATTTGGGGAAGATATTTGGAAAGATACCTGCATTCACCTGCCCCGCTGGAAAAAAGTCGAATGGATAAATGGATTTAGTGAAGAAGGGATTCCTGCCGGAGAAACTCTATCTATTGGAGGGATTTTAAAGTCTTTCCCAGTGGCCATATTATGTGGTCAGTCCCGTTAG
- a CDS encoding FkbM family methyltransferase: MGTRLEIPKIDDLIFDIGMHKGEDTDFYLKKGFRVISFEANPDMIAFCERRFEPFLKNERLIIIGGAIVGSKYVISGQETVKFYKNDSLSVWGTVCKDWVERNIYRGTTSTVIEVPIVNLMSVIQKYGMPHYMKIDIEGCDTVCVEVLKEFQVVPDYISLESSKTSFLQIKAEIEMLSDLGYLSFQAVEQSSIPRTQKWIGECVEHIFEEGSSGLFGDELPHRWKTKEEILAQYRIISLGYKLLGDSGKLNSWNFPGSFLFRGLTRRALQCMTKAPVPGWYDTHAALAAPTVDKEHR, from the coding sequence ATGGGAACTCGATTAGAGATTCCGAAGATTGATGACTTGATCTTCGATATCGGAATGCACAAAGGAGAAGATACTGACTTTTATTTGAAGAAGGGGTTTCGAGTCATTAGCTTCGAAGCTAATCCTGATATGATTGCATTTTGCGAACGACGTTTCGAGCCTTTTCTAAAGAATGAAAGATTAATTATTATTGGCGGAGCAATAGTGGGATCAAAATATGTTATCTCAGGACAGGAAACTGTTAAATTTTACAAGAATGATTCTCTTTCAGTTTGGGGTACAGTGTGCAAAGATTGGGTAGAACGCAATATCTATCGAGGAACAACGAGTACAGTTATTGAGGTTCCTATTGTAAACCTAATGAGCGTTATTCAAAAGTATGGAATGCCCCACTATATGAAAATTGATATCGAAGGTTGTGACACAGTTTGTGTCGAAGTACTTAAAGAGTTTCAAGTAGTTCCAGACTATATTTCGCTTGAGTCTTCTAAAACTTCTTTTCTGCAGATTAAAGCAGAGATTGAGATGTTGTCAGATCTGGGCTATCTTTCCTTTCAGGCAGTGGAACAATCTTCAATTCCACGCACTCAAAAATGGATAGGCGAGTGTGTGGAACATATTTTTGAAGAAGGTTCATCCGGCCTTTTTGGAGATGAACTTCCACATCGCTGGAAGACAAAAGAGGAAATTCTCGCGCAATACAGGATTATATCACTGGGATACAAGCTTCTGGGGGACTCGGGTAAATTAAATTCCTGGAACTTTCCTGGTTCTTTTTTGTTTAGAGGATTGACTCGGCGGGCACTTCAATGTATGACTAAAGCACCTGTCCCAGGATGGTATGATACACATGCAGCGCTTGCCGCTCCTACAGTTGATAAAGAGCATAGATAG
- a CDS encoding glycosyltransferase family 2 protein — protein MLQPIKVIEIELSQHLPELLNLEKYGSVQALVRHQGIPLTYLEIPVNEGKCSPAEIWNALLQHPDLNPNELEQLLFISASGKQSSESEPFQVENAIQKHEHESIDLQNQEHWPSVTVAICTRDRPQDLNQCLRSLLKLDYPSLEILVVDNAPSDNKTENLVRDQYPQIRYIQEPQPGLSSARNRAIRETDTDILAFTDDDVVVDKNWVHELSRVFQLHPDVMAVTGLIAPYELETEAQILFERRNGFGRGFQRAWIQVHTSPEKPIADTWFLTAKWGAGANMAFRHRFFIQEGGFPLALGAGSPGQGGEDLEMFFRVLKRRYALVYEPRALVWHRHRKQMDKLKKQMLSYGIGSTFYCMYCAVIYPEERWAILQQWIHLVWNWHLCRLLKSFIRNKEIPSSLILLEFVGIWLGLWRSLKLLFRKSENFIFYS, from the coding sequence ATGCTTCAACCAATAAAGGTGATCGAAATAGAACTGAGTCAACATCTGCCAGAGCTGCTAAACCTAGAAAAATACGGTTCAGTACAAGCGCTGGTACGCCATCAAGGGATCCCACTCACCTACCTAGAGATTCCTGTCAATGAGGGAAAGTGTTCACCAGCCGAAATATGGAATGCATTGCTTCAACATCCTGATTTAAATCCTAATGAGCTAGAGCAACTGTTATTCATTTCGGCTTCTGGTAAGCAGTCTAGCGAGTCTGAGCCATTCCAGGTAGAAAATGCCATTCAAAAACATGAACATGAAAGTATTGACCTCCAAAACCAGGAGCACTGGCCAAGTGTAACCGTGGCTATTTGTACCCGCGATCGTCCGCAAGACCTAAATCAATGTTTAAGATCTTTACTAAAGCTAGATTACCCTTCGCTAGAAATTTTGGTTGTTGATAATGCTCCCAGTGATAATAAAACTGAAAACTTAGTGCGGGATCAGTATCCACAAATCCGTTATATTCAAGAACCTCAGCCTGGCCTTTCATCAGCTCGTAATCGCGCTATTCGCGAGACTGACACAGATATTCTTGCTTTTACAGATGATGATGTTGTGGTCGATAAGAATTGGGTACATGAATTGTCTCGGGTGTTCCAACTACATCCGGATGTGATGGCGGTTACAGGATTAATCGCTCCTTATGAACTGGAAACAGAAGCACAAATCTTATTCGAAAGGCGAAATGGATTTGGGAGAGGGTTTCAGCGAGCATGGATTCAAGTACACACTTCTCCCGAAAAACCGATAGCAGACACATGGTTTTTAACTGCGAAGTGGGGAGCTGGGGCAAATATGGCATTTCGCCATCGTTTTTTTATTCAGGAAGGAGGATTTCCGCTTGCATTAGGTGCTGGGTCTCCTGGACAAGGAGGAGAGGATCTAGAGATGTTTTTCAGAGTGCTCAAGCGTAGGTATGCTTTGGTTTACGAACCAAGAGCCCTGGTCTGGCATCGTCATCGGAAACAAATGGATAAATTAAAAAAGCAAATGCTTAGTTATGGAATTGGATCGACATTTTATTGTATGTATTGTGCTGTAATTTATCCTGAAGAACGTTGGGCAATTTTACAACAATGGATTCATTTGGTATGGAATTGGCACTTATGTCGACTCCTAAAAAGCTTTATTCGAAACAAAGAAATTCCCAGTTCACTTATCTTGCTTGAGTTCGTTGGAATATGGCTAGGACTTTGGAGATCTCTCAAGCTTCTTTTCAGAAAAAGTGAGAATTTTATATTTTATTCTTAA